The window AGTGCAAGTTCTGGTGAAGCTGGATATTGTTTGATGAAATCGAGCAGCTGAATAACCGGTTTACGGAGGCTGGAATGCTGATCATGATGATCGACATTGATGACGTAGCCTGCTAAGTTATACTCCTGGTGACTGTTAAAATATTCGCTAACTTCTGTAGCGTGTTTACCAGCACCCAGAACATATACGTCGATCATGATGTTTATTCCAATTAGGTGTAATTTGTTAACGTTGAATATACGTTTATAGATATGGATTTGGACAATGTATCGGTAAAAAGGTTTAATGTATCGATAAAGGTATAGTTGCTTTTAAGGTTGTTTTGGTTTTTGTACGCTTAATATTATTTACATTTTTCAGAACAAAGCGATCATTCGTCCGATTTGAAAGAAATAGCGTGAGATACCTTTTTTAAAACCTTTGCTGAAGAAAGCTTGACATCCATTATCAGGAAAAGAAGGTCGATGAAGGAGAGTACCTATCCTAGATTTGTAGAAAGGACATAAATAAAAAAGAGGTTGCCTTGTAAAGATATAGTTTGGCTATGAACTTGCTTCAACTTACTGAAGATTTTGGCAAGCCCTTCGGCAAGGTACCATTGACAGACCCAAGAGAAGAATCGTCATTTCGACTGAAGCCAACCGGTTTTTCACCGGTGGCGGAATGCCTGCCCGTACAGGCGGGGAGAAATCTATCGAGGCAGATTTCTCGACTACGCTGCACTTCGCTCGAAATGACGACCCTGAGTGGGCTGTTACTAATATTGATCTTTATGCAATAAATTATTCCTCAGATGACAATACTATATTTTAGGCAACTCTTTTAATAACTTAAAGAAGCCAGTGCTTATAATTACTTACCTGGTTCTGTTTTACCATTGTGGCAGGTTATACAGGCAATTTGGGTAATGGTTTTTCCTTCCTGCAGGGCGTTGTGGAAATATTTCTTATTGATCTTAGCCGTCATGCGCATCATTTTACGGGCTGTTTCCTTCTCAGGTTTTTCATCGCTGGCGAAATCCATTTTCCTCGGGTTATCTTTCATTGAGGCATGGCAATGGCTACAACGTACGCCTAAAGCCAGCTTAAAATCGTCCATTACTTTGTCGAGTTCTTCCTTGCTGATGTTTTTAGGCAATACCTTTAAATTTTTTGCTTTTGGCTCTGGTTCAGGTTTAGGCATAAAGGCGCTCAGGCTAAATGCAAAGCAAGCCAATAAGGCCATTACGATGGTCTTTTTATAATTCATGTTCTGTTGGTTTGTATAACTAATATAATCCTTTTTCTATTGTAGAAAATGACTTTAACAGATTGTAATGAATTTATTTCAATAGCTGAGGTAAGGTGGAGGAATCGGTTTAAAAGAAAAGGCTTCGGAGTTTATCCAAAGCCTTTATGTTAAGTGCGAAGCGGGAGCTTAGTTGTAAACAAATGTTCCTTTTTCGCTTTCTATTGTTACTTGTTTTTGTTCGCCTTTTTCTACCCGGCCAATAATTTTGGCGTCGATATTAAAGCTTTTCGAAATTTCGATAATGCTGGCAGCAATATCCTGTGGCACATATAGCTCCATACGGTGCCCCATGTTAAACACTTTGTACATTTCTTTCCAATCAGTACCCGATTCTTCCTGTATGAGTTTAAATAGCGGCGGTACAGGGAATAAATCGTTTTTAATGACGTGGATATCGTCGTTAACGAAATGCAATACCTTGGTTTGTGCACCACCACTGCAATGTACAATGCCATTAATCTGACTGCGGTGTTTTTCCAGTATCTGTTTAATTACAGGTGCATAGGTACGGGTAGGTGAAAGTACCAGTTTACCTACTGTTATTTTGCCATGGCCTTCGATATCGATTTCGTCGGTTAGTTTTTTGCCGCCTGAGAAAACCAGATCAAAAGGCACTGCAGGGTCGAAGCTTTCAGGGTAAGCATTGGCAACCGATTTATCAAATACATCGTGACGGGCAGAGGTTAGTCCGTTTGAGCCCATACCACCGTTGTATTCTGTTTCGTACGTAGCTTGCCCCGATGAGGCCAGGGCTACAATTACGTCGCCAGGTTTAATGTTATCGTTGCTGATGATCTCTTCGCGCTTTAAGCGGCAGGTAACGGTAGAATCAACAATAATGGTACGTACAAGATCGCCCACATCGGCTGTTTCGCCACCGGTAGAGTAAATTGAAATGTCTTGCTCGCGCAGATCGGCCAAAATTTCTTCGGTACCGTTAATTACAGCTGCAATTACTTCGCCCGGAATCAGGTTTTTATTACGGCCTATGGTTGATGACAGGAGGATGTTATCGGTAGCACCTACACAAATCAGGTCATCAATATTCATAATGATGGCATCTTGCGCAATACCTTTCCAAACTGAAATATCGCCGGTTTCTTTCCAATATACGTAGGCTAAAGATGATTTGGTACCTGCGCCATCGGCATGCATGATATTGCAATAAGCCTCATCTCCACCTAAAATATCGGGGATGATTTTGCAGAATGCTTTTGGGAAAATTCCTTTATCGATGTTTTTGATGGCATTGTGCACATCTTCTTTTGAGGCAGAAACGCCACGTTGATTGTACCTGTTATCACTCATGTTGCGCAAAGATAACTTTTTAAGGTGGAAGGTAAAAGGGTAGAAGGTAAAAGGTTGATAGAAAATCCGAAATCTCAAGTCGGGAGTCAGAAGTTTTTTACCACAAAGGCACAAAGCACAGAAAGGTTAATAATAAGCAATTATCAATAACCAGTTTGCAGTACTATTGAACCAATTTTGCAGTTTTCAATTGACAGTTTGCAGTACTAATGAACTATTGAGCCAATAAACCATAAAAAAGGGCGTAAAGTGCACACTTTACGCCCGATAAGCTTAAAACCTTGCGGTTATTATTTCATGAATAACAATTCTCTGAATTTTGGTAAAGGCCAAACGCTATCGTCAACGATTTGCTCTAGTTTATCAGCGTGGTAACGGATGGTATCGAAGTAAGATTTAACTTTCTCATCGTAAGCAATCGCTTTTTCGCGGGTGTCTTCCAATTTGTTGGTTACTTTACGTTCTTCTAACATCGCATCGATATTACTCTTAACGATATCTAAGTGCTCAGATAGTTTTTTAACAATTTCTAATGAAGATTTGCTATCAACACCAAGTTCTTTTAATCCTTTAACGTTTTCGATTAATGAATTTTGGTAAGCAATTACAGCAGGGATAATAGCAGTGTTAGCAACTTCGCCCATTACACGTGCTTCGATCTGTAATTTTTTGTAGAAGTTTTCTAACATGATTTCATGACGGGCATGAATTTCACGTGCGCTATAAATACCAGTTGTTGCAAATAACTCAGCCGATTTCTCAGTTAAGTAAGCATCTAAAGCTTTAGGTGTAGTTTTGATGTTTGATAAACCGCGTACTGCAGCTTCATCTTCCCACTCCTGGCTGTAACCATTACCTTCGAAACGGATTGCTTTTGATTCTTTGATGTATTTTTTGATTACTGTTAATAAAGCGATGTCTTTTTTATCACCTTTCTTAATTAACTTATCAACTTCAGCTTTAAATTTAACCAATTGCTCGGCCATGATCGCGTTTAAGATCGTCATTGGAGCAGAAGAGTTTGCAGACGAACCTACAGCTCTTAACTCAAATTTGTTACCTGTAAAGGCGAAAGGTGAAGTACGGTTACGGTCGGTGTTATCTAATAAAATCTGAGGGATTTTAGGGATACCTAACCAAAGTGCGTTATCTTCTTTGATTTTTTTGCTGATACGTGAGTGCTCGATCTCGTCTAATACATCGTTCAATTGCGAACCTAAGAAGATGGAGATAATTGCAGGTGGCGCCTCGTTAGCACCTAAACGGTGATCGTTGCTTACTGATGCAATACTTGCACGTAATAAATCTGCATGCTCGCTAACTGCTTTAATGGTGTTAACAAAGAAAGCAAGGAACATTAAGTTGTTTTTTGGCGTTTTACCTGGTGCCAATAAGTTTTTACCAGTATCTGTAATTAACGACCAGTTATTGTGTTTACCTGATCCGTTGATACCTGCGTATGGTTTTTCGTGTAATAAAACACGGAAGTGGTGACGACGGGCAACTTTTTCCATCAAATCCATCAACAATTGGTTGTGATCGATAGCTAAGTTGATTTCTTCATAAATTGGCGCACACTCGAACTGAGAAGGTGCAACCTCATTGTGACGGGTTTTTAAAGGAATACCTAATTTTAAAGCTTCGTTTTCGAAATCTACCATGTAAGTGAATACACGCTCAGGAATAGAACCGAAATAGTGATCTTCTAATTGCTGACCTTTAGCAGACATGTGTCCGAATAAAGCACGGCCAGTTAATAATAAATCCGGACGGGCGTTGAATAACGACTCATCAACAAGGAAATATTCTTGCTCAATACCTAAAGAAGCATTTACTTTAGTGATGCTCTTATCGAAATACTGGCAAACATCAACAGCAGCTTTATCTAATGCAGCTAATGCTTTTAATAAAGGTGCTTTATAATCTAAAGCTTCGCCAGTGTATGATACGAAAACTGTAGGGATGCAAAGAGTTTTACCTGCTTTACTTTCCATAATGAAGGCCGGAGATGAAGGATCCCATGCAGTATAACCACGAGCTTCGAAAGTGTTACGGATACCACCGTTAGGGAAACTCGATGCATCTGGCTCTTGCTGAACCAAAGCGCTACCTGCAAATTTTTCGATTGCGCCTTCTCCGCTAGGCTCAAAAAACGAATCGTGTTTTTCGGCTGTAGTACCTGTTAAAGGCTGGAACCAGTGTGTATAGTGGGTTGCACCAGCAGCCATTGCCCATGATTTCATGGCGGTAGCAATCTGGTTTGCGTCTTCTGCGTTAATTAACTCACCTTGGTTGATAGATGAAATTAATTTCTCATACACGTCTTTAGATAAGAAATCTCTCATTTTTTTCTTATCAAATACATTAGCGCCAAAAAAGTCAGAGATTTTTGCTGAAGGAGATTTAACTTCTGGTGAAATTCTGTTTTGAGCCTCTTTTAATGCGATGGTTCTTAAGCTTTTCATTAATTTGTTATGTTTTTTGTCAAAAATAGTATATTTTATTAATTTTCGTAAAATAATCGGATAAATTATATCAATTTTATTGAAAATGAAATAAAAAAATGTTTTTCAGGTGAGAAATTTCATTTTTTGTAAAGAAAACAGATTTTTTGAATGTTTTATGGAATCGGTGATTTTGGTGCATCATGCTATAAAACTTAAAAACTATGTTCAACTCTTCTATTAACGTATACAAAACCGAGTGGCTCGATCTTGTATTTGCAGACCGCAACAAAAATTATGGCGCTTATGATTTAAGAGCTAAATCTTCGTCGATTATGACCAGGGCTCTTTTCGTAGCCGGAAGCTTGTTTTTACTGTTGTGCTTTTCTCCTTTAATTTATGCCAAATTGTTTCCGAAGGATATTATTACTGATGGGGTGGGGAAAGTTATTCATATAACTCCGCCAGATCGCATTCATCAAATGAAAAAGGATGAGCCAAAGCCAGAAAAGAAACCTGAACCTGCAAAGGCCGATCCGGTTAAGGTTAAAACAGTTGCTTTGCCAAATAATATTGTTGTGGTAAATAAAGTAGATCTTCCCGATCCGCCAACGGTTGCAGAGATAGAAAAGGCAGTGATTAGCGATAAAACACAGGATGGTATTGTAAGCCCCGGGGCAGTTATTACCGACAATAAAGGTAATGGTGACGGGACAGGAACCGCTAAAGATGGTACTGGTACGGAATCAAATGAAGTTGTTGGTTTGAGTGGTGTAGATGAATATCCTGAATTTACGGGCGGAGCCAAAGCGTGGTCTAAATATATGGAACGTAATTTAAGGTATCCATCAAGAGCGCAGGATGAAAGTATAGGTGGAAAGGTTTTTGTAAGTTTTGTGGTAGAGAAAGATGGTTCGATTACAGATGTATCAGTAATTAAAGGAATTGGTTTTGGTTGCGATGAAGAAGCAATGAAAGTAATTAAAAAATCGCCGCTTTGGAAACCAGGCCGTAATAAAGGTGTGCCTGTAAGGGTAAGGTACAACATGGCCATCAATTTCCAGATTTCTAATTAAAATTTACCAGTGGAACGATGAAAAAGCACCTTTTAATATGGATGATTCTTTGCCTGATTTCGGGGCATTTGAGTGCCAAAGCGGTGCTGGTTGCGGATAGTGTTAAAGTACAAAGCATTAAACGGGCCAACGCCGATATCAAAAAAGGCAAGCTTAAATTCCTGATCCAGGGTGGTATTGCGCCAACGCGTGTTAAAGGGCAGGAAATATTTAAGCATAAATATGGCCTTGAGTATTATGATTTGGGTTGTGTTGGACCTTCGGATATTACCATTAAAGATTATAATAAGGTAATAGCTGCTTTCATGGATCGTAAATTCGGAAAGGGCTGGAGAAAAGAGGTGAGGAAGGATGTTAGAGGGATTTGAGTTATTAAGCTTGAGATGTGAGACCTGCGATATTAGATGTGAGATTTGAGAAAGAGGAGATGTGATAAAATTTCTGTTAACGCGCTTGTTTTTGGAAAAATGTGAGGTTGGGTAAATTGAAGCGGTTTGGGCGGTGCTCAGGCCGTTTTTTTGTCTATCGGGTCCGTCACCTGATTTCGTAGTCTGCGTCTCCACAAACCACAAGTAATCACTCATGGTTAGTTTTGGCTATGGCCGGTGAGGGCACAGGCCATAGAGTAAGATACGTCATCTCGAGCGAAGTGCAACGCAGCCGAGAGATCTACCTTGTTAGATTTCTCCATTTCGCTGCGCTTCAGTCGAAATGACGGCACGACAAATACTCCGCTCGAGATGACGAATATGTTTAAACAAAAATGGATGATGGTTTTTGCGCCATCATCCATTTTACATTAATTATTATGAGTTGTCAACTTTCTGGCCATTGTGCCATTAAAGTTGACAACTCTGGGCATACCATTTAAATTGATTACCCGTGGTTTTCGATCCACTTGCGGGCGTTTATAAAAGCTTCCATCCATGGCGAAACTTCGTCTTTTCTGCCTGCAGGGTAATTCGCCCAGTGCCATTGGAACAATGAACGTTCAATGTGCGGCATCATTACCAGGTGACGGCCAGTTTCATCGCACAACATTGCGGTGTTGTAATCCGATCCGTTCGGACTGGCCGGATAGGTTTCGTAAGCGTATTTGGCTACAATTTTGTATTGATCTTCTGCGTATGGTAAAGAGAATCTTCCTTCGCCATGCGATACCCAAACACCTAAAGTGCTGCCTGCAAGGCTTGATAACATTACCGAATTGTTTTCCTGTAAGGTTAGCGAAGTGAAAATACTTTCGTGTTTACCACTTTTGTTATGCAACATTTTAGGTTTATCGGCGTGGTCTTTATTAATTAAGCCGAGCTCAACAAATAACTGACAGCCGTTGCAAATACCTACCGATAATGTATCAGGACGGGCAAAGAATTTTTCTAAAGCAATTCTCGCTTTATCGTTATATAAAAATGCACCAGCCCAACCTTTTGCCGATCCTAAAACATCGGAGTTTGAGAAACCACCTACAGCACCTATAAACTGAATATCTTCTAAAGTTTCTCTACCAGTAATTAAATCGGTCATGTGTACATCTTTCACATCAAAACCAGCTAAGTACATGGCGTTTGCCAGTTCGCGTTCAGAGTTACTTCCTTTTTCGCGGATAATGGCGGCTTTTGGCCTTGGTTTGGTTTCGTCGATTGCTGGTTTCTTACCATCAAAAGTAAGCGGGAAACTGTAATTTAAAACGTGGTTTTTATAATTATCGTAACGTTCTTTAGCTAAACCAGCACCAGTTTGTCTGCTATCTAACAGGTACGAAGTTTTGAACCATACATCACGCAGGTGATCGATATCAAAACTAAAGCTATCGGCAGCATTTTTAACTTCCAGCGTAGCTGAACTACTTACTGTACCAATTTTATGGAAAGCAACACCGTTTTCAGTTAATGTGGCTTCTGCAGCAGCATCAGCTT is drawn from Pedobacter sp. HDW13 and contains these coding sequences:
- a CDS encoding c-type cytochrome, which translates into the protein MNYKKTIVMALLACFAFSLSAFMPKPEPEPKAKNLKVLPKNISKEELDKVMDDFKLALGVRCSHCHASMKDNPRKMDFASDEKPEKETARKMMRMTAKINKKYFHNALQEGKTITQIACITCHNGKTEPGK
- a CDS encoding AIR synthase related protein, translating into MSDNRYNQRGVSASKEDVHNAIKNIDKGIFPKAFCKIIPDILGGDEAYCNIMHADGAGTKSSLAYVYWKETGDISVWKGIAQDAIIMNIDDLICVGATDNILLSSTIGRNKNLIPGEVIAAVINGTEEILADLREQDISIYSTGGETADVGDLVRTIIVDSTVTCRLKREEIISNDNIKPGDVIVALASSGQATYETEYNGGMGSNGLTSARHDVFDKSVANAYPESFDPAVPFDLVFSGGKKLTDEIDIEGHGKITVGKLVLSPTRTYAPVIKQILEKHRSQINGIVHCSGGAQTKVLHFVNDDIHVIKNDLFPVPPLFKLIQEESGTDWKEMYKVFNMGHRMELYVPQDIAASIIEISKSFNIDAKIIGRVEKGEQKQVTIESEKGTFVYN
- a CDS encoding glutamine synthetase III — its product is MKSLRTIALKEAQNRISPEVKSPSAKISDFFGANVFDKKKMRDFLSKDVYEKLISSINQGELINAEDANQIATAMKSWAMAAGATHYTHWFQPLTGTTAEKHDSFFEPSGEGAIEKFAGSALVQQEPDASSFPNGGIRNTFEARGYTAWDPSSPAFIMESKAGKTLCIPTVFVSYTGEALDYKAPLLKALAALDKAAVDVCQYFDKSITKVNASLGIEQEYFLVDESLFNARPDLLLTGRALFGHMSAKGQQLEDHYFGSIPERVFTYMVDFENEALKLGIPLKTRHNEVAPSQFECAPIYEEINLAIDHNQLLMDLMEKVARRHHFRVLLHEKPYAGINGSGKHNNWSLITDTGKNLLAPGKTPKNNLMFLAFFVNTIKAVSEHADLLRASIASVSNDHRLGANEAPPAIISIFLGSQLNDVLDEIEHSRISKKIKEDNALWLGIPKIPQILLDNTDRNRTSPFAFTGNKFELRAVGSSANSSAPMTILNAIMAEQLVKFKAEVDKLIKKGDKKDIALLTVIKKYIKESKAIRFEGNGYSQEWEDEAAVRGLSNIKTTPKALDAYLTEKSAELFATTGIYSAREIHARHEIMLENFYKKLQIEARVMGEVANTAIIPAVIAYQNSLIENVKGLKELGVDSKSSLEIVKKLSEHLDIVKSNIDAMLEERKVTNKLEDTREKAIAYDEKVKSYFDTIRYHADKLEQIVDDSVWPLPKFRELLFMK
- a CDS encoding energy transducer TonB, giving the protein MFNSSINVYKTEWLDLVFADRNKNYGAYDLRAKSSSIMTRALFVAGSLFLLLCFSPLIYAKLFPKDIITDGVGKVIHITPPDRIHQMKKDEPKPEKKPEPAKADPVKVKTVALPNNIVVVNKVDLPDPPTVAEIEKAVISDKTQDGIVSPGAVITDNKGNGDGTGTAKDGTGTESNEVVGLSGVDEYPEFTGGAKAWSKYMERNLRYPSRAQDESIGGKVFVSFVVEKDGSITDVSVIKGIGFGCDEEAMKVIKKSPLWKPGRNKGVPVRVRYNMAINFQISN